The window ACTGATCAGTGTGACCATACGGGACTTACCACATCCAGCTGTTTTCGACCCCCTACCAAACCCCAATAATTTTCAAAgccaatttgttttttatttaaaagttgtaTCACTGCGATTGGTTCCTGGAAATGCTGACAGATGCTGACTGCTTGCTTTTCAGGCTCTGGAATCTCCAGCTATGGAAATAACCCCCAAGATGTCCCCAGAGCCTTTGAGGAGTGTATGCAAAAAGTCAAGGGGCAGGTTCCATCCCACCTCCACGGATCCACCCCCATTCACCTGGGAGCCACGGCTGGGATGCGCTTGCTGAGGTAAAGGCTAAGTGGCACAAAGGAGCCCATTTGACCAAAATAACCAAGAATATGTTGAATCTTGCCAAGAATGTAACTCTATTTCTGGGAACAACCCTCGCCCCCCAAAAAGAAGCCCACATTCTGCCATAAATTTGGGCTTTAAAGGTTGGGaaacttttagtttttattttaatacccAGAAAGAAACAGTTCTAAAATTGTTTCCCTCTCCCTTGGTGATTTTACTGAGAACTTTGAAAAAGAGAGAGGTCATATGAAATCTGCTCATGGGATATAactctagttctttgaaaagtagTTGTTTTGACAGTTGGCATTTGACACCTGTGAACAACCAGCTAAGTTTGGTAGTAAGTACAACCCATAGCTATGTAGCTTCCGCTTGTGTACAAAATACCACTGAAATCTGCTTTAAAACAATGGCATGTCTGCACCTCAAATCAGTCAAAGCTTTTGGAGTTGTTATGAAACAAGCATCTAATTTCACTCACTCAAATTAGTTCCTTCTAAATTTGTAGTCATGGCTTTTAGCCCAGTTGCATTGTTTTTgaatgtcttttctcttttttctccattaTAGCATTTCCTTGACcttgaaatttcaaaaaaaaattccaaaaagaaaCACCAAACTTAAATCTACTCAGAGTAAAGGCTACTACTCCAAGTGTTGGAATAAGGTTTTATCACAAGAAAACAACACTCATTCTGCTTCAGAGCCACTTTATCTACGATTCCAAGCACGCAAAATTATCTATGTCTGAgcattaataaaaaaagaacaaacagagCTCCTTTAACATGATAATGAAAAGAAATCATGATGTGCTCTCCATTAGACTGGGCCTTTTCCTTATAGTCTCATAATTCTTGTTTCTAATCTGATTTCCTGGTTGACCACATTGAATGTGGAAGGAAGTCAGATTTCTCTGCTCACTCTTGGAATCTGCAGTgtatttccaaattatttcatttacgTGTAATAGAAATGATCTAAAAactccttccttttgctttttctttcttataaaaacaGTTCTTCCAAAAAGGATGGAACTGAAACCATGTAATCTCAGAGAACACAGAAAGGCAGCCCCTTTACAGGCTATTAATTCCATGGACCTAAAATCCTCATCTGCTATAGTGGATGCTTCCTTAACACGACATGTGTGGAGCTACTTATAGAAAAGCCAGCTGCAGGATGTGCTCATGAAGTTTTCAATTTGGAGACTGAATGCTTAGAGCTTAGTTTGTGAAATCCTTCTGCTTTCAGTCTATTCAATTCCCATTTTCAGACTGAATTTCCTATTTCAGAATACATTAGGATGCTGTTTACTCTCCCTGGGACTTGACTTCAGGTAATAAGTTTCAGAACAGGACCTGAGCAATACCAACAATATGAATGTGATAAGTGACTACAATCAGGGAGAAATACTGGTTCAATTCCATTAAATGTCTGTAAAAGTTACTCTAAAATATCTTTGCTTTACCAGTAGTGTTTGTACATATGTAAACTTCTTGGTTGAACTGGCTCTGAACTTATGACTTAAGTAGACTTCTAgtactctaaaaacaaaaacaaaacaaacaaacaaacaaaacagctcTTAAGAAACTGACTTTTTCTTGGttgcttcccctccctcccccagtctTTCAgtgagaaataattaaaaggcTCTGCAATTTACAGCTCATGACAAAAACCATGGAACAGAAAGCTCACCTCTTAGGAAAAAATGAATGTCTCCTTTGAATAAATTAAGTACTAACTCTTTCTTGTAAAACTGTTTTCTAATGATGATCTATTTCTTCTGAGAAACTAGCTGATATTTTAATTACTAGAcaagtaaaatagaaaagaaaacaattaatgaGAATTAGCTGGGATGAGAATTGATGAAACTGGGAAAACTCTGAATTATTTTCCAAGAAGTGATAATTGGCCACGGAATTGGAATGGATCCTGCTTATAGCcttgctctttcttcttcctgagcCAAGAGTCAGCCAGTGCCCCTGGCTTTCTACCCATGGATGAAAGATGAAATAATCTCCCAAGTGAGCTTTCTTTCATAGGGTAAAATGGCAGCAGATGGACGCCATAACATTCTGTCACCAGGGATAGAATGCTGTGTTGCCACTCCTCTAAGAGTCAGCACACCAATGGTTTTTCAATCCAGTGACAGCCATGATGACTGTCATATCCCTTCATGCTGAAGCCCTCCCAAAGAGTGAAGCAAAAACAGCTAAAAACTCAATGttcttcctttcccccttcctaCTAAGCTCCCTTTCCGTCTGGTCAGATGAGGGTTCCTTCATATGGTGCCTCCAAGAGATTATTTATGCCACTCTTATGACTTCATCAATCCCCTTTCCTCTGCTGATCTAAGACAGAGCAATGGCAGTTAAATAGGAGGCTCTTTTGATACATGAACAGATGAGATGGGTGGGGAGAACAAATTGTACTTATGCTgaaagcaattttcctgcttggCAGTTTGACAGGTAACAAGTGCATCCTGCCTTCACAGTTGCCCCAGAAGGCTTCAACTTGCAAAAGGGATTGTGGTGTACAGCACACATCTGGAAAATCATTCATCCCCACCAGCAGGGAGACGGTGAAGTTTGCATTTTCACCTGAGTGAGACTATGTATTTTAAGACTGTATTGTCTGGGCACTCAGACTTGTTTGTTCTGTGCCTTGTACAGGTTGCAAAATGAAACAGCAGCTAATGAAGTCCTTGAAAGCATCCAAAGCTACTTCAAGTCCCAGCCCTTTGACTTTAGGGGTGCTCAAATCATTTCTGGGCAAGAAGAAGGGGTATATGGATGGATTACAGCCAACTATTTAATGGGAAATTTCCTGGAGGTGTGTGCAAACAAATGCATGGTTTTTAATCTTACTGTTTATCCTATCCCCTGTGAGTGATAGCCTAAGTAGAGGTACATGCCATCAGGGATATCTGCCCTGTATCACTCCTACCATGTAACGCATTAGGGAAATACCTATGAGACAATAGCTAAGAAAGACATATATAGCTGGGGAGAAAACATGGTCATAAACAGGACTAAATGCTAGGGAGGGAGGGAATCTTGTCACTTTACTAGCTTGTAAGAAATTGAAGGGGGTGGGATCTAAATTTAACACTAGGCTATGGGTCTTTGGGAGGGCAGTTGAAGAATAACCCTTCAGAGAGGCTCCATGACCATCTGAAATGTACAAAGCCCTCAGGAAGTCTGTATCCCTAAGTCCCCAGAGACAGGAGGAGGTCTTCACTCTGTGTTCCCAGGTCTCCTCACAGTCCAATCCCTGCACTCCCTGCTCCCTTGGTGCAGAGGAAAGTTGACTCCAAGAGACAACTGCCATGTTACAGGGGGCACAAAACAGGAGTTACTCAGAGCATATCCAGCCCAAGACCTATTTTGTTCAccttcaaatgtattttaaatttttaaataattaccaaCAATTAACATTTgggaaatttcacataaaaatccatACTTCTAGCTTCTTCTGACCTCCTCACTCCTCCCAAAAATCGGAGGAACTGGTCACAGTAGACTCACATTCCTGCACGGTAACAGGAACAGAGTGTAAATCATGGACTCTCCAGTTTGCCACAGACCCACCAGTCCCTATTATACACCTAATCTACTTCACTCATTTATTACTTACCTATGTTACCTGCCCAGTTCCTGTAAGCATTTTAATTCACCACctctaaaagaaaaggaaagaattggCCTCACATGCTCCCTCTGTCCTACTTCTTAGTAATAGGAGACGAGGCTTGGGTGGAGAACTCTGGGCAAACAGAGATGGTGCCTTTGGCTTTCTTTCTCACTTCCTTTTCCCACTGTGCAGAAGAACCTGTGGCACATGTGGGTGCACCCGCATGGAGTGGAAACCACGGGTGCCCTGGACTTAGGTGGTGCCTCCACCCAAATATCCTTCGTGGCAGGAGAGAAGATGGATCTGAACACCAGCGACATCATGCAGGTGTCCCTGTATGGCTACGTATACACGCTCTACACACACAGCTTCCAGTGCTATGGCCGGAATGAGGCTGAGAAGAAGTTTCTGGCAATGCTCCTGCAGGTACTTGAGTCGGGGGTAGGGGGTGGCAGGTGTTCTCTTGAGGGTTTGAGCTGAGGGGAGAATGCCCTGCCTTCTGGGGTCTGTCCTCTCCACTTCAATTGAAAGGTAGATGGAAATAACAGCATTTTCCAATTTACTCCTGGGGGTCCAAGTccctttcctctctgtctctttcttcccctccgTCTCCCTCTCATGTTGCCCACTTCCAGTAAATTTGAGTAAGAAGTCTAGGGAAGTTCCAGAGCTTCAGTTGTTTTGTAAATGACTCAAGACCTGGAATCCCTTTATGGACACAAACTGTTTTAAACCAGGAGCTAAATAAGCCTGAGAATTTTGAGACTCCCCTGGGTGTAGACAAAATAATATTAGTGGTCACAAGAGAAATGTGTGCTGAAGGGGGAGAGGGCAGAGCCCttcccaggctcagcctccttTTAGATGGGTCTATATTAGGCAGACTTGATACCCTTATATGGCAGAACTTTAGAGCAACCACATTCCATCATGTTGATCAGTAATTCATTTGATAAGTGTTCCAGGGCCCAGAAGGCTAATTCAGGCATCAGCTAGAAAGCTATTGCTAATATTAAACTCAACATTATGCAGTGTGTGTTCATGAGGGCACTAACTCCACAGGTGAGACCCCAGACCCAAACACCAGTGCTCAGGGGACATCAATCTTAGCCATGGCTGGGTGGCTGAGAGGATGGGCCTTGACTGCCTAGAGGGGTATGAGGAAATCAGAAGCCACAGATCCTGGCTTCTTATGGGACTCAAAGGCAGGGGAATCAGCCTATGAACAAAATGGACACAACTTCAGTAGGTTAACCCACGTTCGTCCAACCTACTCTGATAACTGAAGACAGGAACAGACTCTATCCTGCAGAGGAGTTGAAGGGATCACAAAAGTGCATCTTCAGCAGGACTCACAACTTCAGACCCCTGCATTTACCCAGTGTTCATGCAGGGTAGGTTGTGGGAACTCAGCTTCCAGTTCTGGCCCCTCCCCCAAACATCTCCCCAATCCTCCCAGAAATGGCTGAGGCCCCAGGACACATGCATGGGACATTTATTGTCAGGAGAGTCTGAGCACTGCCTGGAAAGGACAGATGTGAGAACCCTGCAGACAGCCCTCAACTACCCTTCTGTAGTAATCCAtgctcacactactataaagaaatacctgaaactgggtaatttataaagaaaagaggtttgtttaattggttcatggttctgtgAGCTGTACAGgtttctgcttctagggaggcttcaggaaacttaaaatcatagtAGAAGGCGAAGCGGAAGCAAGCCCTTCTTACATGGGGGaataggaggaagagagagagtgaagcgGAAGGTGCCAtacaattttaaacaaccagatctcctgacaactcactcactatcatgagaacagcaagggggaaatccacccccatgccccaatcacctcccaccaggcccctcctccaacactgggattacaATTTTACATGagacaaagccaaaccatgtcaccttccatggctcccatcccaacttccacctccctgccCAGTCAGCCAAACCAAACCCTACAGGTAACTCAATCAACCCTCCCTATCAGGGGATCTCAATACTCACCACTCATCCCCACTTGCTCATCAAAGTAGTTCAACCAACatgcttctttctttctgggaGAGAAGCTCTGGAAAATCCTCTTTTCTCCAGCTCCTTTTACCTCTAGCAATGCCTAATGTCCTTTGCTCCAGCTCTGACCCTAGCAGGGGTAGAATGTGGAGGCTCAGGTGAAATCCTCCTTTTTCCAGGGTGAGTGAGGATCAGAGAGGCTAATCTTTTAAATTTGGCTGGCCCTATggaatgtgtgtgtttctgtctgtCTGCGTGCCTCTGTGTGTTTTTGTACTCATACAATGTTTACTAAAGAATGATTATCTATGTATCCAGCAGTCCACAGAGAAGAAGTAAATACTTCACCTTTCTGAGGTCTGATTTAGGCTTGAGAATGCCAGTCTCCAAATGTGAGCCCAGCACTGGCCATGGAGAAGTGAGCACCCAGCCTCTCACAGTCAGCTCACAGGGACAGGGACACATGTCTTCAATTTGCATGGTAACCTCTAGATGCCTGATAGGGTGGCTCTGCCCTCAGAGGCTTCTGACTCATGCAAGAGGAGAGACCCAGATGAGATGAGGATTACTGACAAATTCATGTCAAGACTCACCTGACCAACAGTTTCATAGGTCAAATATGTATTGCCAAGCCCTGACTTGGAAGGTTCACACAAATTATTGCATTGTAAACACTGACTGAGTAAATTCCATCAGTCTGGatcttgtttcctcatctgtaatataaGGAACTACGTAGTGTGGTGAGAATGATAGCTGGATATGTACTTTGCAAGTTACTTTCTTATCAATAAGTCTCCAGTCACCTTAGAGCtgaagtctcactctgacaaCATGTTAGATATTAGGAATGTGCATTCACTTTCTATCTTTCCCTTTTTAAGTaagaaatttttcttctgtttttaatgtaatatatgtTCAGTGAAAAACATTTAGGAGATGCACACCAAAAACTATAaaggatttatttaaaaacagaattaaccACTATTAACATACTAttgcattttcttccattttttaaatgtatgaatgTGTAAAAACTTGGCTTCATatggtatatataattttatatttaccttttattttaccTAACCATATATTATGATCATTTTCCTGTGTTGTTAATGTCCTTTTAAAATACGATTTTTTATGAGAGCATAATATTCCAAGTGCcataacttaaaaagaaaaaaaattgaccatTCGATTATGAAAGAAAGTACATTCttattgtaaaaatttaaaaccatagAAAGAGTGTTAAAGTCAAAATGAAAGATCCTCCTTCCAATCCCATTTACTGAATGCCATCACTGGTCAAAGCTTAATATGTTGTTCTTCTACACTTTCCAGGTCAgtatattaacttattttctttactatttaCTATCCCATAATTTATCAATCATACCCTCCCTCATGGACATCAGGCTATGTCCTGTTTTGTTGCTACAACAATAATATAATAAGCCTTCTTACTCATATAATCTTAGCGATTTTATTTCTGTAGGACAGGTTCAAAGGACaggtgtatttttttatttaaatgaacaaataggTAATCTTCCAACAAAATTAGAACCATTCAGATTACCACCCATGTTGTGATGACTTTTTGAAATAAGCTTCAGGAATTCCAAAACATTCTAATAATAAGTACTTAGATAATGAGGATCTGTTTCTGGATTTTCTGTTCTAtacattcatttttctattttggggCCAATATCATGTTGTTCTACTTGCAAAAGTCTATTTTTCTACTCTCAGAGGTTTATTTTGAACTTCAAAGTCATTTGAAGCAGTAACAAAAAAGGAAGTTTTTTGTTGAGATTGTGATTGCAATCACATTGATTCATATattaatttggttaaaatgtgCTTATTAGTGACATCAACAATTTCTATCCAGAATTATAcaatgtatttccatttatttaattcttggCTTGTATCCTTCAATAAAATGTATAGTTTTCATCATTGGTTCTGTACCTCTgttgttaaatgtattttctttgtgtatattttttaagcTTTCTATCACTATCAAGAATAGTTTCTATCattgttttttccagttttaacCAGTTTTACTCTAAGATCAGATTATGCTGTAGTTTTCTAGTGGACTTTTCTCCCTCGAGCCCATTGACTGACTTTTTCATGACAGTGCCCTGCAAACACTAAGCTCGGTGAAGACTGTTGAATGTTGAATGCCTGAACTTGGCACATTGGCAAATTATACTTAAAGAATGCCATAACAAAAattcaaacacacaaaaaaagaaaagaactaataCTTACTAAGCTTTTCCTATGTACTAAGTCAGAAATAATTTATGTTATCTTGTTTCTTCTCTGGGCCAAGCCAGaaataatttatagttttaatcattttaaaagtataaatctcCCTTCAGACtatactagaaaagaaaaaaagtacaaatcaGATTTGGAAGTAGATACTAAATAGCCAATTgattagtttgatttttttttcttttttcttt is drawn from Homo sapiens chromosome 3, GRCh38.p14 Primary Assembly and contains these coding sequences:
- the ENTPD3 gene encoding ectonucleoside triphosphate diphosphohydrolase 3 isoform X1, producing the protein MFTVLTRQPCEQAGLKALYRTPTIIALVVLLVSIVVLVSITVIQIHKQEVLPPGLKYGIVLDAGSSRTTVYVYQWPAEKENNTGVVSQTFKCSVKGSGISSYGNNPQDVPRAFEECMQKVKGQVPSHLHGSTPIHLGATAGMRLLRLQNETAANEVLESIQSYFKSQPFDFRGAQIISGQEEGVYGWITANYLMGNFLEKNLWHMWVHPHGVETTGALDLGGASTQISFVAGEKMDLNTSDIMQVSLYGYVYTLYTHSFQCYGRNEAEKKFLAMLLQQSTEKK